In Ipomoea triloba cultivar NCNSP0323 chromosome 7, ASM357664v1, a single genomic region encodes these proteins:
- the LOC116024486 gene encoding uncharacterized protein LOC116024486 encodes MAFFAGGSSGAGGSGMMGMGGRRAVIHPDPSVIAVDIWALAEETAQEVVNFIHPTMDSEEKRKDVTDFMQRLIRYYAPCEVFPYGSVPLKTYLPDGDIDLTALSVPDNEESLAREVLAILQAEELNENAEYHVRDTRFIDAEVKLVKCVVQDIVIDISFNQLSGLCSLCFLEQVDRLVGKNHLFKRSIMLIKCWCYYESRILGAHHGLISTYGLEILILYIFQFFHASLNTPAAVLYRFLDCYSRFDWEKYCISLSGPVFKSSLPEIVVEMPDNGRNSLLLSEEFLRNCMEMFSVPSRTTHESNKRVFQQKHLNIIDPLKENNNLGRSVHRGNYYRICSAFRYGVRKLGQILLLPQDKIGDGIKKFFSNTIKRHGYSDLGNLKNSSLSIDADSSGISSCSASLAEFFCEEELLLKSSAGDFDHDALEVEDKCTSMLTKAVSLEMAVLQQCLSGDANDLSTSTHQDPSSANETSDGGTYSASLYGRTHSAQNLPLPSTKLSAESGSCENGNVCQSDRSDSVDVDEKLGSGSEHGEFRPGCSSGCQLGTEYGEGFGSAISSLKTCTVEDASLDFREKDVASIAGDSEVWNPLADLTGDYDGHIRSLLYGKFCHGYTLSVAGISPFWFQNNELLLSDQQSMPPVFVGPMLYSAGNAVPSTATYNFEERSKVRGTGTFIPTMVNTYRDDRALRGKGKYRAYGGHGLLHRSTSSRGWAPALPRDSASENSSREGSHAWPAAAQERGKSSGFRPSHHSAGDSRVGEFGYARQYPEGGSSHERATTRFSQRVPCAKPVWGRKDRLADQSLAPEE; translated from the exons ATGGCTTTTTTTGCTGGTGGTAGCAGTGGAGCTGGAGGGTCCGGTATGATGGGAATGGGAGGCCGCCGGGCAGTGATTCACCCTGATCCCTCCGTGATTGCTGTGGATATCTGGGCCTTAGCCGAGGAAACTGCTCAGGAAGTGGTGAATTTTATCCACCCAACCATGGACTCCGAGGAGAAGAGGAAGGACGTCACTGACTTCATGCAGAGACTCATCAGATATTATGCTCCCTGTGAG GTTTTTCCTTATGGATCAGTGCCACTAAAGACATATCTTCCTGATGGAGATATAGATTTAACTGCTCTTAGCGTTCCTGATAATGAAGAATCTTTGGCACGTGAAGTCCTTGCTATTCTGCAGGCAGAAGAACTGAATGAAAATGCTGAGTACCATGTCAGGGATACCCGATTCATTGATGCTGAG GTTAAGCTGGTGAAATGTGTTGTACAGGATATTGTGATTGATATATCTTTTAATCAGTTAAGCGGGCTATGCTCTCTTTGTTTTCTTGAACAG GTAGATCGCCTTGTTGGGAAGAATCACCTTTTCAAGCGAAGCATTATGCTGATAAAGTGTTGGTGTTATTATGAAAGCCGCATTCTTGGTGCACATCACGGTCTGATCTCCACATATGGATTGGAAATACTGATCTTGTATATCTTCCAATTCTTCCATGCATCCTTGAACACTCCTGCAGCg GTTCTCTATAGATTTTTGGATTGCTACAGCAGATTTGATTGGGAGAAGTACTGTATCAGTTTGAGTGGTCCAGTTTTCAAATCCTCCCTCCCTGAGATAGTGG TTGAGATGCCTGACAATGGAAGGAATAGTTTGTTGCTTAGCGAAGAATTTTTGAGGAACTGTATGGAAATGTTCTCAGTTCCATCAAGGACCACCCATGAAAGTAACAAAAGAGTATTTCAACAAAAGCATCTTAATATAATTGATCCGTTGAAGGAAAATAACAATCTTGGGCGAAGTGTTCATAGAG GTAATTACTACCGTATATGTAGCGCTTTTAGGTATGGAGTGCGCAAGCTTGGCCAAATCCTTTTATTACCACAAGATAAAATTGGAGATGGAATCAAAAAGTTTTTTTCAAACACCATTAAGAGGCATGGATACAGCGATTTAGGTAATTTAAAGAATTCAAGCCTAAGTATTGATGCTGACAGTTCTGGGATATCATCGTGTTCAGCATCCCTTGCTGAGTTTTTCTGTGAGGAGGAGTTACTTTTGAAATCATCTGCTGGTGATTTTGATCACGATGCTTTAGAAGTGGAAGATAAATGCACTTCTATGTTGACAAAGGCAGTTTCTTTGGAGATGGCAGTTCTGCAACAGTGTCTATCTGGTGATGCAAATGACCTTTCCACCTCTACTCATCAGGACCCAAGTTCTGCAAATGAAACCTCAGATGGTGGAACCTACAGTGCTTCTCTTTATGGCCGAACGCACTCTGCACAGAACTTGCCCTTGCCCTCCACTAAGTTAAGTGCAGAAAGTGGGAGCTGTGAGAATGGGAATGTATGTCAAAGTGACAGATCTGATTCTGTGGATGTGGATGAGAAGTTGGGCTCTGGTTCTGAACATGGAGAATTTCGCCCAGGGTGCAGTAGTGGCTGCCAGCTTGGAACAGAGTATGGTGAGGGCTTTGGTTCAGCAATATCAAGTTTGAAGACCTGCACTGTAGAGGATGCTTCACTGGATTTTAGGGAAAAGGATGTTGCTAGCATAGCTGGAGATTCGGAAGTTTGGAATCCTTTGGCTGACCTCACCGGGGATTATGATGGTCATATTAGGAGTTTGCTATATGGAAAGTTTTGCCATGGCTATACTTTGAGTGTAGCAGGGATATCCCCATTTTGGTTTCAAAACAATGAATTATTGCTCAGTGACCAACAAAGCATGCCACCTGTGTTTGTAGGACCCATGCTTTACTCTGCTGGGAATGCTGTACCATCCACTGCGACGTACAATTTTGAAGAGAGATCGAAAGTGCGTGGGACTGGAACTTTCATTCCAACCATG GTTAACACTTACAGGGATGACAGAGCATTGAGAGGAAAGGGGAAATACAGGGCTTATGGAGGCCATGGTCTGCTCCACCGAAGCACTTCTAGCAGAGGATGGGCACCTGCATTGCCCAGGGATAGTGCTTCTGAAAACAGTAGCAGAGAGGGTTCACATGCATGGCCTGCAGCAGCTCAAGAGCGCGGGAAATCTTCTGGATTCAGGCCATCTCATCATTCAGCTGGAGATTCTCGTGTTGGTGAATTTGGATATGCGAGGCAATATCCCGAGGGTGGCTCATCTCATGAAAGGGCCACAACGAGATTCTCCCAGAGAGTGCCCTGTGCGAAACCTGTTTGGGGCAGAAAAGATAG GCTTGCAGATCAATCGTTGGCCCCTGAAGAATGA